DNA from Hypanus sabinus isolate sHypSab1 chromosome 31, sHypSab1.hap1, whole genome shotgun sequence:
GTTCACAGTTCAGAGCGGGCAGGACAGTCAGATCTGTGTGTAGTTTATGTGATCGAGCTTTGGAAAACGTCATGAAGTTCGTATGGTTCCCTTAAAGGGGAATCCCGCCTGTCAAATCTTTTCGATTTGGCTAAGAAGTTAAGAGAGAGGATGGACAAAATGCAGTTAGTGCGTCTTGTTCACTTTGTTTACTTCGAATTTCAGAAAGcaagtgggaagaaaccagaggaagAATCTGTGTGCAAGGGAAAGTGTAGAAGCTGGACTGTGACAGGTGAAGGTACGTGAGTGGAAAAGGTCGATCGATTGGACGGTGGGATAAAGGAGGATGGCGAGGAGGCGGGGTGTAATACGTGGAAGCatcaaagggttgaagaagatggATTCCAATAGGAGAAGGGAATGGAcatgggataaagggaaggaggtgaagaCTAGAGAGGCGTTAGATAGGCGACGTGTAGAAAAGAGTCAAGAGAAAATCCAGAAtactaaatggaaaaaaaagagagTGATCAGGAGGGGAAAATTAACGGGTGAAAGAAATCGGTGTTCATGCCGAAAGGATGAAGACCGCTCAGAAGAAATAAGAGGTGTAGCCCCTTCAAATTGTTGCCGCACGTGGCATTGGAGCAAAGGTAGCAGCTAATGAGAATGGATAATGGAATGAAAATTATTGGCTGGTGGGAAATTCTGTACATTAGGTATGGAGTGAGGGAGCCCAAATAAATGAGTTCCCAATCCGAGTCGGGTCTCACGAATGTAGGGATAGCAGCGCCGGAACAATCGGACACAGTAGATGCAACCAACAGATTCGCAGGGAAGTACTGCCACACATAGAAATTTTACCTGGGGGTCTGATTAGCAGTGAGGGGGGACGTGAATGGGCAGTCGTAGAACCTGTTCCGCTTGCACGGATGTGCCAGTAAGGAATTCGATGGTAGAGACCAATTGTCAGAGGATTCACGGAGACAGTGGGCCCTGCAGAAAGCGGAGTGGTTTAGGGACAGGGTACAGGCTAAGATGCGATTAATGATTGGATCCGGTTGAAGACGACTGAAGATACGGAGAAGGACGTGCTGCCGGACTCTCAGAGTAGTAAATAAGCACAACAGGAACTGTATCCCTGAAAATAACACATGGCTAATCAAGCAACCCCAGTGACAGGCTGGAGTATTAATCGCATTACCGACCTGAAACCAATGCGAAAGTGCGAGGTGTTAATGGGATGTCCAGGCACAGGAGGGCTCACAGGATCACTACGATGTTTGTTGGTTCATCGATATGACGTTTATTACACATACACTTTTCACTCCCTGAACGAATCTCCTgagactcctgaggaagtcgaGGAGCGGTCGTGTTTTTTTCGCAATTATATTTAGATGATGCTTCCAGGAATGGTCCTCTGAGAGAGTGGTACAGTACTTGGTCAGTAGCACCTAAATGGTTTGACAAAGCCCCAGCTGAACACCTCACATTCGTGACTGATAGGCGTGATGCAAGCCTTTCTACTTCGCGATTCCGGATCAGTCTGGCACGGACATGTTGCTGTGAGGGGTATAAAAGCCAGGTAATTTTACAATTATCAGAATGACCTTACCGTCCAATGCAGGCGTTCAGggtataaaaaaaaatgaaaccaaatgCCACAGAAACACAGTCAACAAATGATGGTTTTTGGATTTTGTCaggatttatttttatatattacgtAGGTTTTTCATGCCACGTGCAGATTTTGTCACCAGAGTGTTTACTGTAAGAATCGGTTTCAGACTATTTAAATGCTTAGACAACTCGTAATCAAGCACAGCGGACTGTAATCTCAGGGTAACCGAGTCAAATACACTTTCCTGAAGGCAATAGTTTCATCTTTGTCCTTAATTTGATCAATATCTTCCCCGGAATAAACTTTTACAGTGAGATCCCCGAATAAAGCTCCCTGACAACACAAATCAAATACTTTTCCAATTAATTGTTTTGAAGTAGCAGAAAGGAATAAttgtatttgcattttatttgcaAATCAATCCCGTCGCTGCAGACAGGTACGTCAccccattcttcagctcctcttgaattttctctgtgtcagtccctagatacacgtgttggtgcaggtactgaGAGAAGACAGCATAAACCCACATTGCTGCAGGATATAGGTTGGATATTGGTCGGTGTACTTAAATCTTTGTCCGTGTAGGAATAATTTTCGACTTGCCAGTTCATTGACTATACAACATAGGtcatccaaaataatataaaattagctGAAAGAGCGAACAGCAGAATTACTGACTTTCTCCGGTTTTTTGCAATGCCTGAATTGTTAAACACACTTTGTATCATagtatcttgtttttttttttcttgaaAACAAACACTTTCTTCTTCGGCTCCCGATCAGTTTTGATATTGCTAGAAATGAATGGATCAATAAGATGAAGCGAGTTCAATGCGGATGAAACGTGCGCTGCGCTTTCCTGCCTTTTCAGTCAGTTCATTCTTCAGACGAGCGCATCAGTTTATGTTTCCAAAGACAAGTTATCATTGCGTTCATGGACCATTGAAACAAGACCATCTAATTTCAGCACATGCAGAAATGCACCAGATAAGCAGTAATTTATGACAGAtacctcagattcaccacctgcaggctatagaaattcctcctcatctctgttccaaagggaccgCCCTCTGTTCCGTTTCATCAGATAGTGAAAGAGGTGCGCGGTATGTTTGCCTTCAACAGAGGGGCTTTGGAGGAATCGGGATATCATGCTATAACTGTAGAAACTATTCACTGGGTTGCACCTGGACCACCATGTGCAGTTCTAATCAAAATACCGTGGGAAGGATGCAATTAAGCTGTAGGTGCTGCAGATTATTCGCATGGATGTTGactggactggagggcttgacaATAGATTGACCAGGCTTGAATTGTTTTCCCCGGTGGTTAGCCGGCTGAAGAGCGACCTGTTATAATTTTATAAAACATGAGAGAAAAGGGATAAAGATTTCCAGTACTGAAAGTCACAGCTGTAACGTGAGAGAGAGGTTAACTTGAAAAATGTGCAAGGTGGGATTTTTTCTTTACAGTCAGAGCTGTCTCTGGGTAGCCTGTTCCGCCATGGGGAGTGCTGGAAGCATTTACGATGGTATTTCAGGGCTTTCagaaaggcacatgaatgtgtCGGAAATGGAAGAACATGGATCGCACACAGAAAAAAAATGAGATTTCTATTATCTGACGTTGTGTTCAGCGGAGACATCCTGCTACTTAAAATTATGCGGCATGGTGGTGGGATCCAATGATCCAGATCAGCAGTTATCATTCCACGGACGGCGGAGGCAAGGTCGAGTAATGTTGAAAAGAAGGCCCACTCTGCACAGGGCAATGAGACAGAGGTGGTGAAATAATTACTTATCTCGTGTGAGAGCATAGAGCGGATTTACAGCATCAACCACTCCGCTGTGTAGATAGGACATGGTCAAACTATTCCACACTGTGAAATCGCAGCCCATCAAAACCACACACTCTGTCCACCGGAGACAGGGAGTTTTCAACACGAGGAAAACACAGATCTGCATGAACAAGTTTCTGGATGAACAGATTCGGCTCAGTAAAACACCAACACCATACATCAAGGAGATGGACATGTCGAAACCAAATAGGGTCCTGCGGGGACTTCTGCAAAATCAGTCAGGTGGGGAGTTGCAGATACATCCCTGGCATAAGCCTGAAGCTACCCCCCCACCCATTTGCACCGCCCCCACACCCCTACCAGCaagacacacacaccacactctgcagaAATAGTCAGGAGCTCTCTGTAACGAAAATAAACTGTAAAAAGCAAGTCCTTCACGAATGGGACACACATTTACTGTGTATAACTTAACGCGATATCCAGTCAATACTCTGACCTGCACACAGTCGGCACTTCAGTGCAAAGTTACAACCGAGGGTAGGAATACGTGAAGCACTGACACTAGACTGTAATTCACTGTTAGGAGCAATCACCTTCCCCCCGCTGGTATATTTCCGGATTTACAGGCGAGAGCTCATGAAGCGGAACGTCTGACAGACCTCAAATTCACTAAAAGGCATACTACAAGTCTCCACATGAGATGTACGTGTATTAAACCCGGTCAAATATATGGCGTTTGCGATTCAGGATGGATTGAAGGCGATCGTACTTCCGATAAAAGAGAGCTGGAATAATTTTTGCAGCTGGAGAGATGTAATttgtggagtgccacagggatcattcatggcctcctctacggcACAGAGAACAGGTTGCATTGTTCATACAATGTTGCATTGAGGTGTAAGTTATGAATACGGAACGTAACACACGCAAAAAGCTGGAACTATTCCGCAGCTTCAGACAGGATCTATGGAGAGACATAAGTAGTAAATGTTCCGGCCGGAACCTGCATCTGGATGATCCAGCCCTGGTGCAGGTTTCACCCCATGTATTTAAGGAAAATGAAGGTACAATACCGGTGATCCTTCAGAGGAACTCAACTATGTTCTAGGGTCTGGAGTGCTTCAGTGTCTGGGAgtactatgttggctggagttaggGACTTGTGCTTTACCTCAGTATcgtcacccatgccaaacgggTCAAATAGTGGAGGCCAGACTAGAATGGTCCACCTGTCCTCCAGGGTTGGGAGTTCAGCTCAGCTGAATGAACCATGACCTGTAAAAATTAGGAAAaaagagatgaagaatccttctttCCCTGTGTGCGACCGAggtcagacagagatggaggaccgtaATTGCTTCTATAAGCGACAGCAGCATAATAGGCGGTAAGTTATAACTTTGCTGGGCAGGTACTGGGGACATCACAAATAATAACTAGAGACACGTGAACAGGAAGGAGACAGTGCATGGAAGGACATAGATTCAACATACAGGCTGCAGCGACTTATTTTCATTTCCTTAGGACCCCATTCGAGCCCCACGGAAGCCCTTTTACCTTATTGATCTAACCTTGATATCTTAGCCTCTGATATTATGCCTCTTAGTCCTCACACAATGGCACCTGCTCGCGACCAtatctatgactctcataatcttacagaATAGGATCAGgcattttcctcagccttcactttCTCTAGAGAAAACAAGTCAGCATACTCAATGTAACAtcgaaacacagaaacatagaaaacgtacagcacaaaacaggccctttggcccacaaagctgtgtcgaacatgtctctAAGCTTtgcacatagtcctctatttttctaagctccgtgtagccatccaagagtctcttaaaataccctattgaaTCCACCCCCACCACCGCCGCCAGCAGCCAATTGCACGCactcacaccactctgtgtaaaacatttacccctcacatctcctctgtacctaattccaaccacctaaaaactgtgccctctcgtgctagccatctcagccctgtggaaaagcctctgactatccacacgatcaatgcctctcattatcttgtacacctctatccagtcacctctcatcctccgtcgctccaaggagaaaaggccgagttcactcaatctgttctcataaggcatgctcccccattcaggcaccatccttgtaaatctcctctgcaccctttctatgttttccacgtccttcctgcaaTGAGGCgaacagaattgagcacagtgctACAATTGTGGTCTTACCAGAGTTCTACATAgcggcaacattacctcttggctcttaaactcaatcccacgattgccGAAGACCAATggaccgtatgccttcttaatctcagagtcaacctgcgtagcagcctTGAGCGtcatatggactcagaccccaagatccctctgatccttcacactgtcaAGAGTTTTAACTTCTGCgagtcctccacactatcgacaacacacttaaactttgtgtcatcagcaaattttctaacccaaccctccacttcctcatccagatcatttataaaatcacaaagagtaggggtcccagaacagatccctgaggcacaccactggtcaccggcctccatgcaagATATGACCCGTATATTACAATTctgtgccttctgtgggcaagccagttctggatccacaaagcaatatcccctttgatcccatgcctccttactttctcaataagccttgcatggggtactttatcaatgccttgctaaaatccatatacactacatccacggctctaccttcatcaatgtgcttagtcacatcctcaaaaattaaatcaggctcgtaagacacgacctgcctttgacaaagccatgctgaatattcctaGTCATATTAAGCCTCTCCATATgttcatcaatcctgcctctcgggatctcctccatcaacttactaaccactgaagtaagactcactggtctataatttcctgggctatctcttctccctttcttcaaTATAGTAAGAACAttctaatcctctggaacctctcccgtccctgcTGATGATGCATAAATCATCTCcataggctcagcaatctccgccTTCGCCTCCACAGTAGcccggggtacatctcgtccgagTCCGGTGACTtatacaacttgatgctttccaaagctcCACCACATCCGCTTTCTTAATATCCGCATGTTCAAGCTTTTTCAATCTGTTGCAAGTCGTCACTATTATCAGCGAaagccttttccatagtgaatactgaagtgaagttTTCATTAAGTACCGCTGCTGTTTCTTCcggctccatacacactttcccactgtcacatttgataggtcctattctttcacgtcttatcctcttgctcttcacgtacttgtagaatgtcttggggttttctttaatcctgcctgccaaggccatctcatggccccttctggctcccctaatttccttcttaagctacctatgaggaagaggaggaaatTCCACTTTAAGAAATGTTAATCTACAAGATTAACAAGGAGGGAACTGTGGAAGAAAAATAGTAAGACATTGTGACAAACGTTAATGGGTTAATGACCTTCTTCCGATATGTGAATTCAAAGTCTGTAATCATTTATTTGCTACTAATGTACACTGTGTGACTGAAATGTGCTTTGTCGACGGGATGGGAAATTAATTACGTCTCTGCTTCCTTGTTCTAAGAATCATCACAGGTCTGCGCTTGGGAAAGCCTGATACACAGTCCGGAGAACTAACACTTAAAAAGTGCATAACCGCTCAAGACACATAGTGCAACTTTGCTGTGCTAACGAGTTTTAGTTGAAGATCCCTCCTTTTTCAGATTTAAGTGCTTCTTGTCACGTACACCTGGGGTGTAACACTTCGTTTAGCAGAGCTGCGGAGCTCCGCTTTAGGTATTTCAATGGAGAAATCTTGTCTGAGAAATACTTTGGAATTCCTGAGgtaatagcaagcaggatagagaggcgaatcaatggatgttgttcATTTCAGTTTTCACAAGGCGGCACCCCTGCGGCTGCTTGACAAATAGGACTCTACGGGTTTACAGGAAAAGTACGAACACGGATAaaatattggctgattggcagaaggcaatgaGAGAAAATACATTGGGcgttttctgcttggctgcctgtCACTACTATCTGCCACAGAGATCGAGATTGGACCGTTTCATTTCAACTTTATGTCTTAATTTGGATGAAGGAGTCGATGAATTTTTggtcaagtttgcggatgatacaatgataggtgAGGGGCAGTCAGTGCCGAAACGAGCCGTCTGTAGAAAGACTTAAACAGATTAAGAGTATGGACAGACAAGTgctagatggaatacagtgtaaggaaATGTATGATTATGCACATTGGTGGAATGATAgactgcagactattttctaattccTGGAAATATATTGTTCCCCATCGGTTTCAGCTTCAAACGTTCCCTTTGCTGCAGGTCGTACATTCCGCAGAATAATCTGTCAGCTGTCCGCTGTACCCGCACGTCAGTGCACATATTCACCTACCAAATCATTCTTTTCTTATTCTCACTCAGTGCCAATTCCGCGGTCACTCCGACTCTCCTGGAATATCGTCCCATTCAACAGTTATATCTGAAGTTTTATATGTATTGAGGGGCACAGCCACAGGTGTATTCTGCACTGGTTATGCATCACCCTTCTTTCTTCAGACAGTCAGCCAGCTTCCAGTCTTTTGCAAGCTAGTGGTAACTAACTCCCTATCGTTCCAATCTATCATCACCTCTTTCTCCCATGCAAGTTGAAGATTAACGAGCTACAGCCCGAGTTCCTTAATACATTATCTCAGGaactgcagctcggtgcaccttTGGCAAATGTTTTGTCATAGAGTTTGGAAGTCTTCCAGATTGCCCACGTTCCACATAGAGTATAGAACATTGCCCGACGAGCCATTTTCACGAGACTACTATGCCCGAACAGACATGGAATGGGTAATTAAGAACAAAATGAGAAATGTGCCAGATTGTTTACCTCACTCAGCTTTGTTAAGCCAAAGCCACTtctaacactgacacactcaaaAGAATGGCCACTCAGATGGCATTTAAGTTATTTTCATTCGCATGTTTTCATGATCCATCTCGGTGATTAGTTGCAGCCCAACTGCGAGCAACTGCTCCGAAGTTCTGCCTTTGAAACCTTGATTGCGAAACTGACTGCTATTGTAGAGGGTCCACAAGCGAATCATCCGGAGAATGATGTGATTACCATATGAGCAGTGTTTCATTACTCTGGATCTGCATTCGCCGGAATttcgaagaatgagaggtgatcttaattaaacctatcgaatattcaaAGGTCTACATAGAGTATGTGTAGAGGAGATTTCCTATGGTGCCGGAGTCGaataccagagggcactgcctcagaatagacggCTGACCTTTCAGAACATGAGGAAGGACAAAATTCGGCAGCTAGCGAATAGTGAATCATCTGTAATATTCATTGCAACAGGGAGCTGtacaggccaagtcactggacaTATTTACGGTGGAAGTTCATAGATTCCTGATAAATGAGGCTGGGTAAAAGTTACGGGGGAAAGGCAGCATAGTGGGTTTGCGATGGATGAAGTGGTAAAGCATATTTGATGAGCTTCATGCCCATTTCCTTGCTAATGCTATAAGGAAGACAATGCAGGAAACCTCAGGACTCACgcaaccaggttcagaaacagttattatccctcaaacatcaggctcctaatCCAGAGGAGATATCGTCTCTCAACTTCATTCACTCCATCATTTAACGGCTTCCATagacaatggactcactttcaaggactcttcatcttcatccagtgtgtgtgtgtgtgtgtgtgtgtgtgtgtgtgtgtgtgtgtgtgtgtgtgtgtgtgtgtgtgtgtgtgtgtgtgtgtgtgagtgtgtgtgtgtgtgtgtgtgtgtctgtgtgtgtgtgtgtgtgtctgtgtgtgtctgtgtgtgtttgtgtgtgtgtgtctgtgtgtgtgtgtctgtgtgtgcgtgtctgtgtgtgtgtgtgtgtgtgtctgtgtgtctgtgtgtgtgtgtgtgtgtgtgtgtgtgtgtgtgtgtgtgtgtatgtttgtgtgtgcgtgtgtgtgtgtttgtgcgagtgtgtgtgtgtgtctgtgtgtgtgtgtgtgtgtgtgcgtccgtgtgtgtgtgtgtctgtgtgtgtgtgtgtgtgtgtgtgtctgtgtgtgtgtgtctgtgtgtgtgtctgtgtgtgtgtgtgtctgtgtgtgtgtgtctgtgtctgtgtgtctgtgtgtgtgtgtctgtgtgtgtgtgtgcgtgtgtgtgtctgtgcgtgtgtgtgtctgtgtgtgtgtgtgtgtgtgtgtgtctgtgtgtgtgtgtctgtgtgtgtctgtgtgtgtgtgtgtctgtgtctgtgtgtctgtgtgtgtgtgtgtgtgtgtgtgtgtgcgtgtgtgtgtctgtgcgtgtgtgtgtgtctgtgtgtgtgtgtttgtgtgtgtgtgtgtgtgagtgcgtgtgtgtgtgtttgtgtctgtgtgtgtgtgtgtctgtgtgtgtgtgtgtgtgtgtgtctgtgtctgtgtgtttgtgtgtgtgtgtgtctgtatctgtgtgtctgtgtgtgtgtgtgtttgtgtctgtgtgtgtgtgtgtctgtgtgtgtgtgtgtgtgtgtgtgtgtctgtgtctgtgtgtgtgtgtgtgtgtctgtgtgtgtgtgtgtgtctgtgtgtgtgtgtctgtgtgtgtgtgtctgtgtgtgtgtgtctgtgtgtgggaccgATTGCTGGGACCGATTTTTtgtacgttatatgtcaatgatttggatgatggaattgacggctttgttggaatgtttgcagacgatatgtaGACATATGATGGGACAGGTAGTTtagaggaagtagaaaggctgcagatgcacaaacagattaagagaataggcaaagaaatgacaggttTAATATAGTTCGGGGAAATGTACGGTCATGGTCTCAGGCAGatgaaatgaaggggttaacattactaaattgagagaaaatattaaaaatgaaACAAAGGCGCAAATAGACTCCGGAATCTTATTGCAGTATTCCctgaaggctaacttgcaggctgagtctgcAAGCAAATGCATTCATCTCATCAGCActagaaaaaaataaaagcaacCATGTCATGTTGAGACGTTGTAATGTACTGGCGAGGCCTCGCGGAGAATTGTGAACAACTTTGGACTCCTTAGCTAAGAATGAATGTGCAGAAACTGGAGCAAGTTCAAAGCAGATTCAGAAAAATGATTCCGGAAGTGAATGGCTTGCCAAATGAAAAGCTTTTGACGATCCTCCGGGTGCATTCACggttcactgaaattcagaatagTCAGGATGCGAGGGGTGTCTAATTGAAACACATCCAGTGTCGAATGGCGAAAGACGTTCATGCAGATGttctggagaggatggttccaatGGTGCGAGAGTCTGTACATTTAAAagggaggctgatagattctagGATTGTCAGGGCATGAATAATACAGTGAGACGGCAGCAGATTGGGGCCAAGAGGAAAATTGcttcagccataatgaaatgccaGAAGAGAGTCGATGAGCCAATATCAGCCTAATTATGCGCCTATATCTTATCGTCTTATGGCCTCGTGAATAGGCTCAAAGGAGCACACTTCTACCGTTAATTACCAAAACGTAACAGCAGAGGAGAATATCGCATTAACTTACATCAAAGGCATCAGTATTCCATAAATGCAGTGACAAAGCCTTTGTTGATCTCCTCACTGGAAAGCATAAAATAACCTTGCTACTATTCTATTCACAACCATTCCGGTACGAACATGTTACTGTGAGGTGTCTAACAATCAAGTAATTCTATAATTATTATATTGATGCTACCGTGTGATGCTGACATGCAGAGGTAGTAAAATGAAACAGAAAAGTAATCAAACAGGGGCAAAATGATAATCTTTGAGAAATGCAACGATTTATTTTGATATATTAGATGGGCTTACAATAACATGCGGAGATCTTGTCTACAGTGTGTTGACTGAATGAATTAGAACGATTCCTTTTCATGTATTTGGATACCTTGTAATAAAACACAGCTGACTGAAATTTCATGATATCTTAGTCAATAATTCCTCCGGGAAGATTAATACCTGTGGCTTAATCGCCGCTAATCCGTTGTGCAGTGAGATTCCGCGAGAGTGGCCGCTTGAAGCTCAAATAAAATAAACTTCCAAATTACTGGCTTGAAGTTGCAGGAAGGCAAACTGGAGTTTGCATTTTATTTGCAAATCTCCACCGCTGGGTCAAACAGGTACTTTAATCCATTCTtcagctgctccctgaattttctctgtgtcagccCATAGATACAGGTGTTGGTGCACATACTGAGAGAAGAAAACATGAAACCACATTGCTGCAGAATAAAGGTCGGTTTGCTGAAATATCTGTCTGTATAGGTGTAGTTCTGCGGCTGCCAGTTCATAGAATGTGCGAcgtagggcatccaaaataatataaaattggcAGAAAGAGAGAACAACAGGATCATTGAATTCCTCCGGTTTGCCAGTTCTGGATCTTTCTGATATTCACTGTTCTTACGAAGTTCCCGGCGAACTCTATTTGTCTCCATAATCCGTTTGATGGTTGAAACATTAAAGAGCAGAATTAAACAAATTGGTATTAACGGTGTTCTGATGCTGTCAAATACCTCGTAGGCTCTCCAAAGGGGTGACGTGATGTATTCAGCCGTGGGGACACAACGCCATCGATCCACTGCAAAGTAAATTGGAACGGCCCAGGCACAACACGCTGCACTCACTGTTGCGATCACCACAgctgctgttctctcggtgcaatatcggttCCGCAGTTTCTCACAGCAAATGGCGACGCAGCGGTCGAAAGTGAAAGCAACCgtcaaccaaacagaacagtcccttgtTGCGATATTCAGGACAACAAGCACCGAACACGTCGGAGTTACGAGCAAGAATTTAGCAAACAAATAGATATAATTTGTCTTCTCTAATATAATCACAACGATGACCACCATCAGATCGGCTaccgccatggccaccaggtagagagtgatgcatttggacagtCCGCATTTCcctcgggacaggatcacaatcgccgttacaTTAACTGAAATTAGTTATTTAAAATCATTAATCACTATCAGTTGCGGCAGAATAATTATTGCGACTTTATCTACAAAGTGTGTATATTCGTCGATCGGGCCATTTTCTGGATTCTCGGCCAGGCTAGCGCCCACCTGCGGTGCTCGAGATGGGATACGGATGTCCCGATCAGGCTGCACAAGTTAGATCTCGCTAGCTTCACATCCTGAAGTTAACCATCAGAAAGTCGTAGGCTGAGAGCGGCCTCAGGCGTCCTCGGGCCCTCAACAGCTCTCCATAATCGGATGACGGCACAGGTAACGGAGAGATTGATTTTTATTTTATACTCGAGAATCTAATTATAGTTCCTTAGAAGAGTTTATTTAATGGCTTCCACTTAGAATGAAATTATGTAAAAACTGTCTTGACAAATAGGTCATGAATGCATTTCATCAatatgaattttaaaataatgctCGGACATTATGATCCAGACGTTCAAAAAATAGTTTGTTGGGTAGTTAAtcatctgcgtgaagtgcataAAGAAGAGCAGCATGCTGGTCAGAGGTGGGGAAaaaacggatcagccatgattgaatggcggaaca
Protein-coding regions in this window:
- the LOC132383717 gene encoding probable G-protein coupled receptor 139, with protein sequence MAVADLMVVIVVIILEKTNYIYLFAKFLLVTPTCSVLVVLNIATRDCSVWLTVAFTFDRCVAICCEKLRNRYCTERTAAVVIATVSAACCAWAVPIYFAVDRWRCVPTAEYITSPLWRAYEVFDSIRTPLIPICLILLFNVSTIKRIMETNRVRRELRKNSEYQKDPELANRRNSMILLFSLSANFILFWMPYVAHSMNWQPQNYTYTDRYFSKPTFILQQCGFMFSSLSMCTNTCIYGLTQRKFREQLKNGLKYLFDPAVEICK